The DNA sequence ACGTTTCTGACCGACGATCAGATCAATCAGCTGGCCGTGTACGCGCCACACGCCACGGTAAACCGCATTGATAATTACGATGTGGTGGGCAAAATTTCCCCGACGCTGCCGGAAAATATCGACCGCGTGCTGACCTGTCCAAACAGTAACTGCATCAGCCGTAGCGAGCCGGTTAATTCCAGCTTCGCGGTCAGAAAACGTAATGAAGACGTACAGTTAAAATGCAAATACTGTGAAAAAGAGTTTGCCCATCACGTGGTGCTGGCAAACTGGTAATCAGTATACCGCGGCTTATAATAAGCCGTTTGGCGGCACCGCAGCCGCCTTCGCTAATCAGGTTAATACGGAGAAATTATGTCTCGCGAAATCAGTACTGAAAGCGCCCCCG is a window from the Pantoea sp. CCBC3-3-1 genome containing:
- the pyrI gene encoding aspartate carbamoyltransferase regulatory subunit; this encodes MTQDNKLQVEAIKRGTVIDHIPAQIGFKLLSLFRLTETDQRITIGLNLPSGEMGRKDLIKIENTFLTDDQINQLAVYAPHATVNRIDNYDVVGKISPTLPENIDRVLTCPNSNCISRSEPVNSSFAVRKRNEDVQLKCKYCEKEFAHHVVLANW